The Oncorhynchus gorbuscha isolate QuinsamMale2020 ecotype Even-year unplaced genomic scaffold, OgorEven_v1.0 Un_scaffold_6470, whole genome shotgun sequence genome segment CAGCTGtggccagactccctccctccccgtaggacagctgtggccagactcctcctcccttcccctgtaggacagctgtggccagactccctccctcccttcccctgtaggacagctgtggccagactccctccctcccccccctgtaggacagctgtggccagactccctccctccctccccctgtaggacagctgtggccagactccctccctccctccccctgtaggacagctgtggccagactccctcccccccctgtaggacagctgtggccagccaggacagctgtggccagactccctccctccctccccctgtaggacagctgtggccagactccctccctccctccccctgtaggacagctgtggccagactccctccctccctccccctgtaggacagctgtggccagactccctccctccccctgtaggacagctgtggccagactccctccctccccctgtaggacagctgtggccagactccctccctccctgcctcccctgtaggacagctgtggccagactccctcctccctgcctccccctgtaggacagctgtggccagactccctccctccctgcctccccctgtaggacagctgtggccagactcccagcctccctccctccccctgtaggacagctgtggccagactccctccctccctccctccccctgtaggacagctgtggccagactccctccctccctccccctgtaggacagctgtggccagactccctccctccctccccctgtaggacagctgtggccagactccctccctccctccctccccctgtaggacagctgtggccagactccctccctccctccccctgtaggacagctgtggccagactccctccctccctcccctgtaggacagctgtggccagactccctccctccctcccctgtaggacagctgtggccagactccctccctccctcccctgtaggacagctgtggccagactccctccctccctcccctgtaggacagctgtggccagactccctccctccctccccctgtaggacagctgtggccagactccctccctccctccccctgttcgacagctgtggccagactccctccctccctcccctgtaggacagctgtggccagactcctccctccccctgtaggacagctgtggccagactccctccctcccctgtaggacagctgtggcgagactccctccctcccctgtaggACAGCTGTGGCGAGACTCCTCCCTCCCCCGTAGGACAGCTGtggccagactccctccctctctctctcccccgtaggacagctgtggccagactcctccctctctctcccccgtaggacagctgtggccagactccctccctcccccgtaggacagctgtggccagactccctccctccccgtaggacagctgtggccagactccctccctcccccgtaggacagctgtggccagactccctccctcccccgtaggacagctgtggccagactccctccctcccccgtagGACAGCTGTGGCCAGACACCCTCCCTCCCCGTAGGACAGCTGTGaccagactccctccctccccctgtaggacagctgtggccagactccctccctcactccccgtaggacagctgtggccagactccctccctcccccgtaggacagctgtggccagactccctccctccctccccctgtaggacagctgtggccagactccctccctccctccccctgtaggacagctgtggccagactccctccctccctccccctgtaggacagctgtggccagactccctccctcccctgtaggacagctgtggccagactccctccctccctccccctgtaggacagctgtggccagactccctccctcccccgtaggacagctgtggccagactccctccctcccccgtagGACAGCTGTGGCCAGACTCCCTCCCTGTGTgcgtaacgtgtgtgtgtgtgtaacaggtggataacgtgtgtgtgtgcgtgtgcgtgtgtgcgtgcgtgtgcgtgtgtaacAGGTGGATAACAGGTGTGAAGTATACATGTCAGCTCTCTCACCTTGGCTTTGTCCCTCATGGAGCCTTTGCCAAGTACAGAGATTTTGGCCCCAGTCTCTTCCTGAAGGCGTTTGATTGTGTTGCCCTGAGGGCCAAGAATCTTCCCCACAAAGTTGAACTGGAAACAGAACAAAAAGAAGAGCTTTAGACTACAGAACACGATTCCTTGTGTAACAGCAGATGGCTTCAGAAGTCTGAGGTGCTGGTATGGTAGTTGAGACAGAACAAACAAGACCAGGTCAGCCAACAAATGAAGCCCGTTTAAACATTACAGGACAACAAAAATAATCATTACCAAACAACGCCATTTCCACATTCCACTGGGAACAGACGTCATTAACAAAAtgtttaaacatttatttttttacacatttgGTTGTTAACTAGCATGAAATCAACAAAATATTTCACGTCATTGAATTTTATAGTTAAAACTTGGCTGGAAAACAAAGACTAAATTCCCTTAGTTTGATGACTTTCTTCAAATCTAAAATCAGTTTTCCAAATTGAGTCAACGTCCGCACACTGAATGTTTTTGTCGAAATgccatggaaacaatgttgatggGTCAAGGAATAAGGCTTCTAGAGAGTGTTGAAAAGACGCTGTGTGTTCTGTACCTGTTGCGTAAAGCAGTGTTTCAGAGTGGGTCATATGACCTTTTCCAATACAACATGCGGAAGACCTTCACTAGGTGTCAGGAATTAGACAATCAAAAAGTATTTGAAACATGAAGCAACTATAACGGAAACAATTGTGCAAGCCGCCAGACTGGCCGAAGggttgtggacacacacacacacacacagtggtcgcACTAAAGCGTCCCGCCAGCCATGTAATCACCATGGAAACACAGAGGTTTAGTACCACTTTAAATAATGAGGGTGGAGGAAATCTATAAAAAAAAAACCCACTGATCATTGTCCCTCGGGGAGAAACATTTAACTGTGACATGTTTTACCTCCCGCTGAAACGCTTCCTTACAAGGCCTTAACCCAACagtttcttaactcttcttaaaaaaaacaaaaaacaagagctgttggctaagggcttgtaaataagcgtTTCCCGGGTAATATCTACATTTATATTCGTCTCACGTGGCAAATAACGTTTGATTTGGTGTCCCCCCCTAAAGCATGGCTGAGAGCTTGCATACTCCTAGACACCTGCTGCTGAATGAAGGTCAGGAGACGAGAGGGGTGGAAGGCTTACCCTCGGATACTGTTTGACGGGTGGATGAAGGGGAGACGAGAGGGGTGGAAGGCTTACCCTCGGATACTGTTTGACGGGTGGATGAAGGGGAGACGAGAGGGGTGGAAGGATTACCCTCGGATACTGTTTGACGGGTGGATGAAGGGGAGACGAGAGGGGTGGAAGGCTTACCCTCGGATACTGTTTTACGGGTGAATGAAGGGGAGACGAGAGGGGTGGAAGGCTTACCCTCGGATACTGTTTGACGGGTGGATGAAGGGGAGACGAGAGGGGTGGAAGGCTTACCCTCGGATACTGTTTGACGGGTGAATGAAGGGGAGACGAGAGGGGTGGAAGGCTTACCCTCGGATACTGTTTGACGGGTGAATGAAGGGGAGACGAGAGGGGTGGAAGGCTTACCCTCGGATACTGTTTGACGGGTGGATGAAGGGGAGACGAGAGGGGTGGAAGGCTTACCCTCGGATACTGTTTGACGGGTGGATGAAGGGGAGACGAGAGGGGTGGAAGGCTTACCCTGGGATACTGTTTGACGGGTATGAGCACGCGTTCCTTCAGTTTGATATTCTTGACGGTGAAAAGGTCCAGATACGCGTCTCCTCCGTCCTTCTTGGGTTCACCTTTCTGGATTCTCTCGATTTCTACAAGGGAGAATTAAATTCAAACCACGAAATCTTACTATGTTGTAACGATGCAGTTACCGTTAGAAGTCACACACGTGAAAGAGCCTCAAGTCATGACAGCGTCTCAGTATGCCACGCGCAAACGTGTCAACTACACTAACAGCCGGGAGTCAGAGGGTCGCTAGCAGCTGTGTCTTCTGTACTATTCTAAACTTCATGGACCTGCCACACAGGTACTGTACCACTCAAAGGCACCTAGGCATGTAGTATATTGTTATATATTATCCTTTGACCAGCCAGTGACACTGACGCGTTGCATTGTCCCACTACAGTAGCCACAAGCTAACAGGCTAAATCTGACAGGCTGGCCAGCCACAATCTAACAGGCTAGCCAGCCACAATCTAACAGGCTAGCCAGCCACAATCTAACAGGCTAGCCACTCACAATCTAACAGGCCAGCCACAATCTAACCACTATCTAATAGGCCAGCCACAATCTAACCACTATCTAACAGGCTGGCCACAATCTaacaggccagccagccagccacaatctaacaggccagccagccagccactatctaacaggccagccagccagccactatctaacaggccagccagccagccactatctaacaggccagccagccagccactatctaacaggccagccagccagccactatctaacaggccagccagccagccactatctaacaggccagccagccagccactatctaacaggccagccagccagccactatctaacaggccagccagccagccactatctaacaggccagccagccagccactatctaacaggccagccagccagccactatcTAACAGGCTGGCCACAATCTAACAGGCTGGCCACAATCTAACAGGCTGGCCACAATCTAGCACTATAAAGAGAAGACGTTTTAAAATGGTAATTATTAGCAGTACTGGACAAAAGTTCTATGAGGGACAAAGTGAGATATACGGAAGATTTTATTTTTGCATTGTGACTCACTGATAGACCTGGTGGCAACCCACCTGAAACGTTTTGAGTACACAGTATTTTACGAGACAATAAACCAGGACACTTTTCAATTTCAAGCAACAATGAACCATCATTCCTTCATCTGTGAACTCAAAAAGGTACTGACAGCCACCAGAGGGTCTTGATACGGTCATAAGGCTAAACAATCTATAAACTACCTCCACCAGGTGGTGGGTTACGGTACTGCACTAGATGTCCATTCCAGGAGGTCTGGATTATAACGCAAAACACACGGGTGGAAAGGACAGATCCAGCTGGAACACCAGGCTACACACCGTTTCAACCATGTTAAATCACTCAGTGCTGTGCTTCTCCGGATTTCAGCCTTTCAAAATAGAGTTCAGCTGTAATATTTTACACATTTGACTGAACTGAACGGGCCTGTTTCCCGGACAGAGTAACCGTTATTTCCTTGGAGAATCCCCCACTGAGCCTGCCATTTAGTCCAGGACTAGTATTAAAATGTGTTCGTGAAACCAGCACcctacaaaaaataataataataataataatataataagaaGAAATAAACGAATGGTAGCATCTCGTAACTGACCGAATCACTTCCACCGTGTTTAGGCAGATAAACTGCTTAATTGTTACAGTTACACTGTATCAAACTGACCccgttgtaaaaaaatatatataatatataaaatatataattacAAGTACATTTACAGATGTACCTCACGTATTAACAtgtgtttaaatgcatttggcaaATGTAAAATCCATTCCAGAAATATTTGAAATGTTTATTGCTTTCTCTTAAAGGTCAATAAATCAGCCCCTGTGAGGTTGTTTGCTAATCAAACCATGAGAACAAAACGTGCTCGtctcgccacacacacacacaccttttgctTCAATAGTAGGCTACTCAAAATGAACCATCACAAAGGGTAATATGCGATTTATAAAAACGTTTTAGAGCGACATGCAACTATGAATTGTTTCTCTCTGTGCAATCACCCACATTAGAAATACAAAAGGTTTCTGGACCACCTGCCGAGGGGGCAGAAAACATGGTATTTTGTGCTTGTTTTCTGCGGACAACGACCACATAATAAATAAGGGAGTTAATCTGCCACACAAAGACGGCAGAACGTCCCACCACAGTCTCTGGTTTGAGCGCACAGAAAGACCACTGTGAAAATAGAGATGCTTTGAGTATGCGACAGGGCGAGACTTCGGATAGGTTACCATGTGCGCATGGAAATCCAAACTCCATAAAAGCTATATTTCACAGTATCATTCAACCGGGTTGTTAACCCGTGTCTAGACCGTGTCACCCTGTAAGTGCAGTGGGGTGACGGGTCGACTGTTTTGCAGACCCACGTTAGCAGTCCCGTCTAGTCAAGGTGCGTCGTTGTCAAAACGcaccttttaaaaaaaaaaatatatatatatatatatattatcgcAATGGCTAAAATGTCAATCATTTTTCTCGAGGCAGGACATTTGCTAATAAAATGTGTTTTTACCTGTAGATAAAAGTTTCATAGCGTGCGTAAACGAGACATCCATACTGTCCTTCTCCGCGAGAAGCTCCGGGAGATACTCGCTTTCTTGATTCTCCATTTTTTGAGTTTAAAAATCAGTTCGTAATGCaaaatatgcaatttaaaaattaaaaaaatcaaGCTTTCAGTGGGTAGAAAAAGATAAATAAACAGAAGGTGAAATAGTCCACACTAATGTCCACTTCTTCGCATGTAGAGCTCTCGCTGCTATAGCGCACCGCTACTGACAACTGCGGATAGGTGCTCCTGTCGCGGCGCTTTGACTTTATGAAAATGGGGACGGAAGCATGCGGTCCGTCGAATAAAGAATACACGGAAGTGAGCTCAGCGCGATGCagccaatgatgtatataaaccatGGACGccgatgctatgtattggccaatgagaggctGTAAAACCCACTCggcggccatattggcactcctctGAAACACAGTCCCATAGGAATGAATTCGACAGTGCTTCATTTatatgtttcaaggacaaaattacatgtatttatgttgtagtggggacagtaacattagtacttTCGAAAAGATTATTATTCTGCCCTTgtgttgcgttcccatgcaaaactagacagataggtaacaactaagtcttcaataaaactcccaaggcgtgacttttcttgaatgaatatattgaaaacgtttatgttgtgaaactgcaaaatacagaaaagaatatactttagtattcaattcacaccgacatactgtagttgtacattaaacatttgaagttgcataaatacaaagcacgcgctaaggtaccatgcatctggcatgatgccaaaccatatagataattgttaaccatatggtaattggctcctttcattactctaataatgtataaccatttatgtagaataacaaagcatattacactagaaacagtaacaaaactacagtattgtattgttagagccgatttggacatatttgtataaaagaccgaacatatggagctccatgtatatttgtgtaaatatattaaatatgaatgtaaatgatgaaatattaggtacgtacctttatgatttatatttacccgattgagatatattaatttgttgttagtgtaactcggacatttggccccccctcttgcctgttcattgtattgtggtaattgtgttaggataaaggcaggaagttgggccttcgggagagggagtccttgctagacgcgggagcggtatagttttttgaccatacagacatacagacatacagacatacagaccataatatgtattttccatatcaagtattttgtgctttaagttgattggagactcatttatttgttagatataagaagaataaacatttttgttgcaccatatccctggatgtcattgaatgtttggccgtttggaaaccttgagtgtggactgtatgcgtaccaaataACCCCGCtccaggcttgggcagtggctatggtaaagacgaaaggaagccactacaatcaAGTCAAAAAACTCCGCGAAGGATTACTATCGGAAGGAAATCTCAGGTTCGGACACACGCTGGATATTGTTCTATTTGTAATTGCATCCGGATCGTAAGGACAGCTCGCTTGGAAGGATTTGAACTCCTAGAATTCGCCAGCCGTGAGTAACCACTGCGAATGAATGAGCTGCCCTGTTCAATGCGATCATTTGATCATGCATATTATGGAAGCGCAAATGTGCTTTTAATTGGAatgtttgataaacttgggaatggaattcaaaacacagcgttgtgaaaacaattaagaagtttaagtttgggaaacactgagatCCTATGCACAATGTAGCCTAATCTTATGTCTAATATTTGGCCTAACGTGGAAATGCAATGCATCAACGCAACAAATTGCAATCTAAGGATCTGAAGATACTGCGTGTTTAAACTTCATTAAAGGGACAACTTATAATGGGATGAAATGTTTAAAACGCATCTAAAATGCCGAACTTGCACATGTTCAATTCAAAATGGGTCAATATGCTGAAATGGAGGACTGTGTTTTTAAAGCATTAAAGGAGGTCTAAAGGGGCATTACGTTTAACAATCAAAAACCAACAACTGTGTCATTGTAAATTGAGTGAACTAAAAGTGAATGATGGAGGATGAAATCCCAAATAAGACTCcactggagagggcagaggagcatctaaattcactctatgcagcccggagaggcaaacttggagtgtgtacacgcaaaatgaatgaaataaaagcccttcttgttgatggaggaaacattgaaactgtggatgagagtcttgaagcattccatgctgttctcaatgactttaagaatgctcatgattctgtgctagagctggtcacagaggaggaacacgaacaggagagcattaactattatcaaccaagaaggagaacttatgaacatttcctgaaagaggtggaaatatggaaaaaagctgaaatcgagccacaaacgctcattgaaccacacgacagcatttccaatgtgtcaaaaacatcaagtaaaacaaagtcttctaaaactgcttcctcagtgtcctctgcacgcctaaaagctgaggcagaacgagcagctctactagctcgccaagcatcattacaggacaagcatgcattggaactggagaaagctcaactggaacaatagaaagctcaactggaacaacagaaagctcaactgaatgttaggatggaaaaaatggcactggaaatggacatagcagcatataatgccaaactgaaggtcctggagagtgttgagtcaacttctcaatcccattctgtggcagcccattttctaagccaagaagatggaatgaactcttattatgagaaccaggaacccgaggtctataaggaacctgaaccatcacctgttgcattttctgcattaggtgcagttccaaagaccccactacaaagagttttacaacaaccgaccacaaagccatcaaaacctattcagaaaacagtcataaaccacacccttcagcagccaacatcgaggtctagcaatcaacacagaatcaacactgcgggtatcagccataataccagccatgataacctcactactgtcatGCAAAGGCAGAATGAAATTGCTGACCTCCTTGTACTACAGCACAAACAGGCCACACTCCCTGTTAGGGAGATACCCATGTTTGACGGTGATCCTCTAAACTTTAGGCCATTTATGCGTGCATTTGAGCATGGAATAGAAGATAAGACAAGCAGTCACCAGGATAGGCTCTATTACCTGGAACAGTACACCTCTGGTCAGCCCAAGGATCTGGTCCGTAGTTGTCTGCATATGGAAGCCAGAAGAGGCTATGCAGAGGCCAAGAGGTTGTTAAAGGAACACTTTGGCAATGAAATCAAAGTCACCACTGCTTATATGGAAAAAGCTTGGAACTGGATACACATCAAACCGGATGATGGAaagggactgggtggctatgcACTCTATCTTAGAGGATGCTGTAACGCTATGCAAGACCTACAGAACATGGAAGAGCTTAATCTTCCCTCCAACATAAAGTTGATCATGTCAAAACTTCCTTACAAACTAAGGGAAAAATGGAGGTCTACGGCATGTGATATTTTAGAGAGAAGCCACCTGAGGGCCCAGTTCAGTGACCTTGTGACGTTCATGGAAAAACAGGCCAAAATACTGCAGGATCCGTTGTACGGAGATATCCAAGATCCCCTGACCAACAAAAGGTTTTTAAAACCAAAACAGAAGCTGTCTTTAAACAGCAGTTCAAATCCAAGAGTAGGGGAAGCAGCTTTGCCACTGCAGTAGATGTAGTGGCAGATTGTAACTCGGAAAAACCTCTAAAAGAACAAACATTCAAAATCAAGAAACCAGGCACCTACCCTTCTGATGCTCCCAGTATCTCATGTGTATTTTGCACTGGTGAGCATTTCCTGGTCGACTGCCAACAGGTGAAGGCACAGCCACATGAAGCCAAGGTTGAGTTTCTGAGATCAAAAGGCCATTGTTTTGGCTGTTTGATGAGAGGACACTTAAGCAAAGAATGTAAAAGAAGGATGACCTGTCAGAAATGTCAAAGAAGGCACCCCACTATCCTGCacattgaaggaagagagagatttagatctCTGAAGGCAGATACGAGGGGTGTAGCAGTAAAGCGGGAGGAGACTGTCAGCAGTGTTCTTGTTTCACTGGAAGCTGGTGAAGATACCGGGGCCGGTACAGATTGTGCACTTGCGATTGTGCCAGTACAAGTAAAGATGGCAAATGGACGCAAGTCTACGTTAACCTATGCATTTCTCGATTCTGGTAGCTCAGCAACATTTTGTACGGAGAGACTCATGAGGCAGATGCAAGCTAAAGGCAGTGAGACTGAAATTCTGCTACGCACAATGGGGCAGGAGAGTCCTACCAAGAGCTTTGAAATATCTGGATTAGAGATTGGCAATGTGGAAGGTGACACATTTCTTGCATTACCAAAGGTCTACACCCAAAATAAGATCCCAGTGACAAGAGAGAACATTCCCACTCAGAAAGATCTCAAAAGGTGGCCATACCTGAAAGAAGTTCAGTTGAAGGAAATTGACGCCGACGTCGAACTCCTGATTGGCGTAAATGCTCCAAAGGCAATGGAACCCTGGAAAATCATAAATAGCCAAGGCAACGGACCATATGCAGTGAAAACTCTCTTTGGA includes the following:
- the LOC124029467 gene encoding KH domain-containing, RNA-binding, signal transduction-associated protein 1-like is translated as MENQESEYLPELLAEKDSMDVSFTHAMKLLSTEIERIQKGEPKKDGGDAYLDLFTVKNIKLKERVLIPVKQYPRFNFVGKILGPQGNTIKRLQEETGAKISVLGKGSMRDKAK